The genomic window GGTCATCAGCCAGGCGGCGTTCAAGATGTTCCTGGGCTACCCGTACCCGTGGTGGCGCGCGCTGGGCGTGGACGCCGGGCGCACGATCACCGACATGCCCATCCGCCAGACGTACTACTTCCAGACCGAGAGCGAGATGGGCGGCGACCCCGAGAACCACAACTCGCTGCTGATGGTGAGCTACAACGACCTGGGCAGCGTGCCGTTCTGGAAGGCGCTGGAGTGGCGCCCCGGCGTGCCCAGGTTCGAGGGTCGCACGGACGACCCGGACTGCGCGGACGCCGACGCCCCGCGCCGCAACTACCACCTGAACGGCGAGCCCGCCGTGCGCCCGCACGAGTTCACCATGAGCAAGGAGATGGTGAGCGAGGCGCAGGACCAGGTGCGCGAGGTGCACGGCCTGAAGTTCGTGCCCGAGCCGTACACCGCCGTCTACCACGACTGGGGCGACGACCCGTACGGCGCCGGGTGGCACGCGTGGAAGGCCGGTGTGGAGTTCTGGGACGTGATGCCTTACATGCGCGGCATTCCCGGCGAGAAGGTGCACGTGTGCGGCGAGGCGTACTCCATCGGCCAGGGATGGGTGGAGGGCGCGCTCCAGACGGCGGAGCTGATGCTGAAGGAGCACTTCGGCCTGAAGCGCCCGGAGTTCATCCCCAAGGAGTACTACGACAAGGAGATGGGCCCGTGACCGCGGCGAAGAAGACCGCTGCCCGCGCCGCATCTTCCGCCAAGCGCCCCGTCGCCCCGTCCGCCGATGTGGCGTCGGCGGATGCGGGTGCGGCTCCGGGAGATGCGGGGCAGTGGACCGTTGCGCGATACCTCGCTACGCGGCTGGCGGAACTGGGCGTGGGGCACCTGTTCGCGGTGCCGGGCGACTACGCGGGCAACTTCCTGTCGCTGATCGACAAGGAGGGCGGGGAGATCGGCATCCGGCGCGTGGGCACGTGCAACGAGCTGGAGGCGGGCTACTCGGCCGACGCGTACGCGCGGCTGCGCGGCGTGGGCGCGGCGTGCGTGACGTTCGGCGTGGGCACGTTTAGCCTGCTCAACGCGCTGGCGGGCTCGTACGTGGAGGAGCTGGCGGTCGTGCTCGTGGTGGGCAGCCCGGCATCTCAATCCCGCACCACGGAGCGGCGCGAGGGCGTGCTCTTCCACCACTCCACCGGCACGCTTACGGCAGACGAGGACTCGGTGCGCAACGTGACCGTGGCGCGCGAGGTGGTGCGCGACCCGCTGCGCGCGCCCGAGCAGATCGACCGCGCCCTCAGCGCGTGCCTCACGTGGCGGCGGCCGGTGTACGTGGAGGTCTTCGCGAACGTGTGGAACCTGCCGTGCGAGGCGCCGCGCGGGCGGCTGGAGCCCGGCACGCTGCCCACGTTGCAGGCTTCGTTGGATGCGGCTCTGGACGCCACGCTGGAGCACCTGTGGAAGGCGAAGCGGCCGGTGATCTGGGCAGGCATGGAGGTGCAGCGCTTCGGGCTTCAGGAACTGCTATTGGAGCTGGTGCGCGAGACGGGCTTCCCCTTCGCGACCGACCTGCTGGGCAAGGGTCTGGTGCCGGAGAACACCCCGGGGTTCGTGGGCTGCTACGACGGCGCGTCGGCGAGCCGCAAGACGAAGCGGCTGGTGGAGAAGGCGGATTGGCTGCTGGGCCTGGGCACGCTGGTGACGGACGACTTCCTGGGGCTGGTGAAGAGCAGCTACGGCACGATGTCGCTGGCGTGGAACGGCTCGGTGCGCGTGGGCACGGCGGTGTGGGACTGCGCACCGCTGCGGACGTTCATGGAGCAGCTCCTGGTCCGCCTGCGCGAGCGGAAGTACGGCGCGCCCGCCGGGGCGGTGAAGGCGCTGGCCGCGGCGGGTGCACCGGAGCAGGCGCTGCTCGCCTCCGCAGGCGCGGAGACGGCGATGTCCGTCGCCGCGCCGAAGGTGAAGCCGGCGGACCGGCAGGTCACGTACGACCTCTTCTTCCAGCGCATGCGCAAGTGGGTGGACGACTCGATGGTGCTGATGGCGGACACGACCATCGCGCTGTACTCGGCCGCCGAGCTGCCGGTGAACACGCGCGACGGCTTCATCGCGCAGGCGGCGTGGAACTCCATCGGGTACACGACGGGCGCGTGCCTGGGCGCCGGGTTCGCGGACCCGTCGCGGCGGCCGGTCGTCTTCACCGGCGACGGGGGATTCCACATGGTCGCGCAGGCGCTGGCGGACGTGGTGCGCGCCAGGCACGGCACCGTGGTCTTCATCTTCGACAACGCGCTGTACGGAATCGAGCAGGCGTTCGTGAACGTGAAGTTCTTCACCGAAGGCGAGCCGGTGGAGGATTTCGACCTGCTGCACCGCTGGGATTACGCGCGCCTTCCAGAGGTGTTCGGCGGCGGGTGGGGCGCGACGGTGAACACCATGGGCGAGCTGGACTCGGCGCTCAAGCAAGCGAAGGCGAACACGGACAAGCTGTCCATCATCGCGCTCCGCATCCCACAGAACGACATCACCAAGCAGATGATCGAGCAGGTCGGCTGATCCTCCGCAGCACATCTACCGACACGTGAATCCCCCGGCCGCCGCGAGGCAGCCGGGGGATTCGGTTATTCGGTCCGCATCTCCCGTCGCTGCCGGGAAGACGGTGCGGTCAGTAGTTGCGCAGCGAGATGCTGTTCAGCACCACCTGTGGCGAGACGCCGGTCCACCCGCCCTCGTTGGTGAGCGCGACG from Longimicrobiaceae bacterium includes these protein-coding regions:
- a CDS encoding thiamine pyrophosphate-binding protein, producing MTAAKKTAARAASSAKRPVAPSADVASADAGAAPGDAGQWTVARYLATRLAELGVGHLFAVPGDYAGNFLSLIDKEGGEIGIRRVGTCNELEAGYSADAYARLRGVGAACVTFGVGTFSLLNALAGSYVEELAVVLVVGSPASQSRTTERREGVLFHHSTGTLTADEDSVRNVTVAREVVRDPLRAPEQIDRALSACLTWRRPVYVEVFANVWNLPCEAPRGRLEPGTLPTLQASLDAALDATLEHLWKAKRPVIWAGMEVQRFGLQELLLELVRETGFPFATDLLGKGLVPENTPGFVGCYDGASASRKTKRLVEKADWLLGLGTLVTDDFLGLVKSSYGTMSLAWNGSVRVGTAVWDCAPLRTFMEQLLVRLRERKYGAPAGAVKALAAAGAPEQALLASAGAETAMSVAAPKVKPADRQVTYDLFFQRMRKWVDDSMVLMADTTIALYSAAELPVNTRDGFIAQAAWNSIGYTTGACLGAGFADPSRRPVVFTGDGGFHMVAQALADVVRARHGTVVFIFDNALYGIEQAFVNVKFFTEGEPVEDFDLLHRWDYARLPEVFGGGWGATVNTMGELDSALKQAKANTDKLSIIALRIPQNDITKQMIEQVG